The DNA segment AGGCGGCACCCAAAATTTTAGGCGTAATTTCAGAGAAAATAAGAATAGCCAGAGTGACTAAAATGGTACCAATGGTGAGCGCCACCTCGCCCTTACCTAACAAACGAACAGTAAGTACAGTCACAATTGCGGCGGAAGCTGCATTTATAAAATTATTACCAAGCAACAATACGCCAAGCAATCGATCAGTGTGCTCAAGAAGCTCTTGGGTTAGTTTGGCACCACGGTGCCCCTGCGCTACCCAATGCTTTAGACGAAAACGATTCAGTGCCATCATACTGGTCTCAGCCATCGAGAAAAAACCAGATAACACCAACAACACTGCTAAGACGCTAAGTAGCACCCCTATAGGGATATCATCCAAGATTTAAAATTCACTAATAAAAACAATAAGTTAGTATCTAATAGATGAGGCAGTTCTGTCAAGAACGATGTAACAGGACTTCCAGCACGAATTTACTACCCACATAAGCTAACACCAACATAACAAAGCCGGATTCAACGAAAAAAGCAGCTTTCCTACCGCGCCAACCATATTGAATGCGACCAACGAGTAACGTAGCATAAATAACCCAGGATAGAATAGAGAAAACAATTTTATGACTCATTACCAAGGGTTTGCCAAAAATATCTTCTGAAAAAAACACACCACTAATTAACGTAATCGTTAAAAAGACAAATCCAATCCATAACATTTGAAACAAAATGGCGTCCATAGCAACCAGTGAAGGCCAACGGGAAATACGCGCCAGGACTTTGCTGTGAATACGCTTTTCTAATACACGAATAAATAACGCATGAATGGTGGCAATACCAAATAAACTATAAGCCATTAAAGACACCATCACATGTACCTTAAAGGCGATACCTGTGTAGTTCACTGCTTTTTCTTGAGTAAAGATCAATGGCGCCAATACCCCAGGAATTGCCAAGAAAAGAATTACGGGGCGCAACAAACCCATTTGATGACGAAAACCAATAAGCCAATACATAGCAACTGTGGTGGCCGCAAGCAGTGACAGGCTAGGGCCAATAGAAAAATCAAGCTGATTATTCATCACAATTGTTTGATGAATCAAACGCACATGGGTGAACCAGGCTACTAACAGGAACAGTCGCGTAGACCACTCGCGGCGCTGAGCCTGTTCTGGTTTTGTTTCTGTCACATTAAAACTTAACCAATCTCTAATACCAATCATTAGATAGAGGAAAGCAGTGATAAAATAGAAACTGTATTCAGATGTAATCATACTATTAGTTTACCATTATCAGCCTCAAGGATTGTTGAGATTATGTTAGATCAGTTAACAGAACGCCTATCAGGTGTGATTAAAACGCTACGCGGCCAAGCACGCCTGACTGAAAGCAATATACAAGATGCGCTGCGCGAAGTACGGATTGCCTTGTTAGAAGCGGATGTAGCACTCCCTGTTGTTAAGCGCTTTGTCGAAGAAGTCAAAACCAAAGCGCTTGGGCAATCAGTGATAACCAGTCTCACTCCAGGACAGGCCTTCATTGGCGTGGTTCATGAAGAACTGACTAAATTGATGGGGGAAAAAAGTGAAGGATTGTCTCTGCTAGCTCAACCCCCTGCTGTGGTATTGATGGCAGGCTTGCAGGGTTCTGGTAAAACCACTTCTAGCGGTAAGCTTGCTAAATGGCTAAAAGAACAAGAAAAAAAGAAAGTGTTATTAGTGAGTTGTGACGTTTATCGCCCTGCTGCGATCGAACAATTAAAGATTTTAGCTGGCTCTTTGCAAGTGGATTTTTTTGATTCCTCGGCCAATGAATTACCTGTGGCTATTGCTGAAAAAGCATTAGATTACGCACGTCGTCACTTCTTTGATGTGTTGATTGTGGATACTGCGGGACGCCTTGCTATTGATGAGGCGATGATGACTGAAATTAAAGCTCTCCATCAGGCCCTCAGACCGATCGAAACGCTATTTGTCGTCGATGCCATGCAAGGGCAAGATGCTGTGAATACTGCTAAAGCCTTTGGTGACACATTGCCTTTAACCGGGGTGATCGTAACCAAACTCGATGGTGACGCAAGAGGTGGCGTGGCTTTATCAGTAAAAGAAGTAACACAAAAACCAATTAAATTTGTAGGGACTGGAGAAAAACTAACCGGTCTAGAGGTGTTCCATCCAGACCGTATTGCCTCACGAATTCTTGGTATGGGAGATGTGCTGTCATTAATTGAAGATGCGCAACGTCATGTGGATCAAGCAGAAGCTGAAAAACTCGCCAATAAAATTAAAAAAGGATTGGATTTTGATTTAGAAGATTTCAAGTCACAACTCATTCAAATGAAAAAAGCCGGTGGTTTAAGTGCGATGATGGACAAGTTACCAGCACAGTTAACTAAAAACATCCCTCAGCAAGGTGGCGTTGATGATAAGGCAATGAATCGTGTAGAAGGTATTATTAATAGCATGACTCAACAAGAGCGCCGTTTTCCTGGAATTATCAAAGCCTCAAGAAAAAAACGTATTGCAGCGGGAGCTGGGGTGACGGTTCAGGAAGTGAATCGTTTACTTAATCAGTTTGAGCAAATGCAAAAAATGATGAAGATGATGTCTCGTGGCGGCCTTGCTAAAATGATGCGTGGCATGAAAGGAATGATGCCTGGGTTAAGGGGTTAAGGTTTTTTAAACACGGTTTCTTGGCCGCTTAGTAGTTTACGTATATTACTGTGGTGATGAGCCAGAAGTATTAACGCCAGTAATAGAATTGTCCCTCTCTCTTCAATGGAGTGTGATAACCACACACTCAACAGTGGTCCTACGACCAGTGCGGTGAGCGCTGAAAGAGAGGAGATTCTTGAGATAAGCATGACCAACAACCAGGCAGCAAAGGTGATGAGCGCCAAGAGAGGATTTAATGCCAATAAAATGCCCAACGCTGTCGCCACCCCCTTCCCTCCTTTAAACTGGAAAAAGATAGGATAACCATGCCCTATAAATACCGCTATGGCAGCTATGTCTTCAAGCCAATAGGCTCCATGGGGAACAATAAAAGTATGGGTTAACCATACAGCAAGCCATCCTTTCAAAGCATCACCAATTAATACCAGTAACGCTGCTTTTTTATTTCCACCTCTTAACATATTGGTGGCACCAGGATTTTTAGAACCAAAAGAGCGTGGGTCAGGTAAACCCATCAAGCGACTCACTACCACTGCAAAGGCGATAGAACCCAACAAATAAGCGAACACAAGAGTAGTAATAATCAATGCCATAATGGATGCCCTTTTGCTTTATCCTCGTGGATGATGTTGTTCGTGTATTTGCCTTAATCTTTCGCGCGCCACATGTGTATAAATCTGTGTAGTTGAAATATCCGCGTGACCTAAAAGTAATTGCACTACGCGTAAATCTGCCCCATGGTTAACTAAATGCGTTGCAAAAGCATGACGCAGCGTATGCGGCGAGAGTGGCGTCATGATACCTGCTTTTTTTGCGTATTGCTTAATTAAGTACCAGAAACCTTGACGAGTCATTGGCTCTTGGCGATGGTTAATAAATAAGGTTTCATGAGGACGATGTTTCAAGAGTTGAGGACGGGCTTCATTGACATAGCGTTGACACCAATCATTGGCTTCCATCCCCATAGGAACCAAACGCTCTTTACTGCCCTTGCCAAACACACGTACCACTCCTGTATCAAAACTAACCCGAGCCAGTGTTAAGCCCACAAGTTCAGAAACTCTAAGACCGCTGGCATACAGCAACTCAAGCATAGCGCGATCCCTTAATCCCAGCTCCGTTTTCACATTAGGTGCATTTAATAACTCTTCCACTTGCGCTTCGCTGAGGGAATTGGGCAGACTGCGTGGTAGTTTGGGCGAATCAATATTAAGAGTTGGATCAGCGCTCATCACACCATCACGAACAGCACGTCGATAGTAGCGACGCAAACTTGATAGGGCTCTTGCTGATGAACGTGCTGAGCTGTGTTTAGATAAAAACAAAAAAGATAACCATGCTTCGATCTGTTCTGCTTTTACTTGATTGAGTAATACTGTGGGATGTTGATTGTCTAGCCAGTTTTGAAACTGGATCAAATCGCGACGATAACTATCTAAGGTATTTTGCGACAACCCCTCTTCAAGCCAGAGGCTATCGCAAAATTGATCAATTAGTTGACGATTAACTGTACTAATTGCTTATTCAGCTGCGTTATTTTTGGGAGCAGCTGCCGTGTTATTACGGGTTGCGAGTTTTTCGCGGATACGTGCAGATTTACCTGAACGGCTACGTAGGTAGTAAAGTTTTGCGCGACGTACATCACCGCGACGCTTTACTTCAATACTCGCAATCATAGGCGAATAGGTTTGAAAGGTTCTTTCCACACCTTCACCTGAGGATACTTTACGAACAATAAAGGAGGAGTTCAATCCACGGTTACGGATAGCAATCACAACACCTTCAAATGCCTGCACACGCTTTCTTTCACCTTCAACCACGTTAACATTAACAACAACGGTGTCACCAGGTGCAAAGTCAGGAATGTTTTTACCTAAACGCTGCATTTCTTCCTGTTCTAATTGCTGAATCAAATTCATGTTACTACTCCTTATTTAACTGTTGAGCGATAAAGCTCTCTACTATTTTTTTATCATCCCCAGAAAGAGGTTGACGGTGCAACATATCTGGGCGCTTTTGCCAGGTTTTAATTAACGCCTGCTCATGACGCCATTGCTCAATATGGGCATGGTGTCCTGATAATAATACAGGCGGTACAGCCACCCCCTCAAACACCTCTGGCCGTGTGTAATGAGGCGTATCCAACAAATTACTAACAAAGGATTCCTGTTCAACTGATCTTGCATCCCCCAACACTCCAGGGATCTGGCGCAACAGTGCATCCATTAATACTAAAGCTGGTAACTCACCACCTGAGAGCACATACTCTCCGATAGAAATTTCTTCATCCACATAACGATCAATTAATCGCTGATCAATTCCCTCATAACGTGCACTGAGTAAAATAACACCTTTACGTTGACTGAGTTCCACCGCCTTTTGGTGAGTCAACAGTGCACCCTGAGGGCTTAAAAATATAACTTTAGGTTCAGTTATATTTTGCTCAATTTGGCGTTGTTTAGCAGCATGAATAGCATCTTTCAAAGGCTCTGCCAACATCACCATTCCAGGACCCCCACCATAAGGACGATCATCAACCGTGCGATAAGGGTCGTGGGTAAAATCTCTTGGATTCCAGGTTGTTAGTTGCCACAGATCATTGTCTTTGGCACGTCCTGTTACCCCATACTTTGCAACATTCTCAACCAGATCAGGAAACAATGTGATGACATCAATTTGATAAGGCATTAGTAGTCTAACCCCCAATCCACCACAACCTGCTTTTGAGTCACGTTAACTTCAACTACAATTGGTTCAACAAAAGGAATCAGCCTCTCATTGCTACCTTGCCTTACTACTAGTAAATCTTGTGCCCCTGTTTCTAACAGTCGATCCACGCAACCTAATTCTTGACCTTGTAAATTTGTTACTTTTAAGCCAATTACATCAGTCCAATACACTTCGTCAGGATCAGGTTCAGGCAACAACTCACGCGGCATTAAGATTAACTTGCTTCTTTCAAGAGCAATGATATCTCTATCATTGATACTGTTAAAACGAGCCACCAAACCATTACCATGTACGCGACATTCAGCAACAGCCTGCTCAGCACACTGATCTTCGGTGCCTACCCACCAAGTTGTATAGTGAGTTAATGCATCAACGTCATCAGTGAAAGGGATAACATGAAAGCCTCCCTTTACGCCATACGGGGCACCAATGCGCCCCATGACAACCCACTTAGGCAGCGGCTACTCCTGACTTCGGAGCTAATTTAATTAACTTTTCAACAGCATCTGACGCTTGCGCACCATGGCTCTTCCAATAAGCAACACGAGCTAAATCAAGCCTTAAACCATCTGGAGATTCTGCACGTGATGGATTGTAAAAACCAACACGCTCAATAAATCTACCGTCACGACGATTGCGTGAATCAGCCACTACCACATTGTAGAAAGGACGATTCTTGGCGCCCCCTCTGGATAAACGAATTACAACCATATCATCACCTATTAGGTTGGTTAACTGTAACAATGAAAACCAATTAAAATTACGGAAAAGCCTTATATTATAGATAAAATCCCAAGAAAATTCAAATAGATGTGTACCACCCCATCACCAACCCACTCAACCACTCTCTATTCGACTTTAAATCAACCTATGAAATTTATATAAAATTAACTTTTTTGAGATAAGCCAGCGTAAAACAAACCACCAACACTTAATGTAAGGCAAGCAATGTTTAGTTTACAAACCAAAAAAACGTATCACGTTATATACAAAAAAGTAATTTTTTGTATATAACAGGGTACATGCCATCAAAATCAAAACCCATTTTTCCTTCTGAATAAAAAATTCTTACGCGACTTGGTGAGAGAATTAAACTTGCACGTTTACGCAGAGGTCTTTCTGGAGAAAGTGTGTCTAAACGATCCAATATATTTAAAGTAACTCTTCATCGAGCTGAAAAAGGAAATAGTGCTATTACTTTAGGTACCTATGTGAGAATATTTGCAGCACTACAATTACAAGGTGATTTTGAGTTACTAGCAAAAGACGATGAACTTGGGCGACGCCTACAAGATTTAAAACTCCCTCATCGCGGGATAAACGATGAATAGTACTTTAGAAGTGTGGCTTGATACTTTACTAACAGGACCGATACCTAAAAGTTGGTTACTTACATCATAACAGAGGCAATATCCGCTTTAAATATGATCATTCATGGCTTATAAATCCAAATAGTTTCCTCATTGATCCTTCCCTTACTTTAGACAAAGCCACTTTCCATCCAGATCCAATCCAGAGTAATTTTGGCGTTTTTCTAGACTCGTCACTTGGTCGTTGGGGCCAGTTACTGATGCAACGTACGGAAGCAATGAAGGCTAAAGACTCTAATAAAGTAGTTAAAATACTTTACGCATGGGATTATTTAATTGGGGTTCAAGACCAAACAAGGCAAGGTGCTCTTCGTTTCAAATATTGATACTTTAGATAATCGCCCATTATTGGAAAGTTGTATTTCTATTTGCGACTATTATTAACTCACAAAAAATCAAGCCTTACTAATAATTACAGAACTAAAAACAGTAATCAGTAATTGGGTAAAAGTAGCGCGCACTCTCTCTATTTCAAATGCTGAAATTGATCTCATGAGACCTGCTTTTCTCTTGCATCCACAACCCAAACATTCGTCAACTAATACTAGTTTTAGAGTATCTCTGGATCATGAATTAACTTATTCACCTCGCAACAGGTCTTGTAGGATCAGAGGCCCACTCACTCCATGAACCAGGATATAGTTTTAGTGAGTGCTCTAGCCCCGCATAACTCATAGCTAACCAATTATGGCAGGCACTTACCCCCGAACCACACTGATGAATAATAGATTGCTGTGGATAGGCAGAGAGTAATCTTGTAAATTCGTTTTTAATTTGAGATGCAGTTTTAAACAATCCCTCTTTGTCTAAATTATTTACAAAAGGACGATTAATGGCTCCAGGAATATGTCCTGCAACAGGATCAATGGTTTCATTTTCTCCTCTAAAGCGATCATTAGCTCTGGCATCAATAATGAGATACTCTTTGCTCTCTAAATTCTCTTTAATTTCATCAACCTGTAAAACCCACCCTTCTCTGGGTTGACCGATAAAGTTTCCTGGTGCAACCTCAGGTTCAATGCTAGTCAATGGACCGCCTATTTTTTTCCAAGCTTGGAGACCGCCATTTAACACAGCCACCTTATCAAAACCAAGCCATTTAAGACTCCACCATAAGCGACTAGCGAAACATCCACCCATATCATCATAGACTACAACTTGAGAATCGTGATTGATACCAAGGCGTTGGAAGACTGTGATTAATTGTTCTGGGCGAGCTAAAGGATGACGTCCATTAAAGCCAGTTTTGGCAGCAGACAAATCGTTATCTAAATGAACAAAGCGGGCACCAGGAAGGTGATTCTCCACATACTGCTCATACCCCCAATTGGACTGCAATAAATTATAACGACAGTCCACAATAAGCCAATCATCTAAATGATTAATTAATTCCTCTGCATTTAATAAAGGACTCATCACTATCACTCCATTGAACGTTGATTGGTTATCCAGCTTGCCATAATGCCTGATACAATAACAATGACAACACCTAACCATGCGCTGGTACTTAACCACTCTCTGAAAAACACAATACCCATTACTGCTGAAAACACGATGGTTGCATACGCTAAATTAGCAACTAACAATGTTTTACCCAAACGATATGCGCGCGTCATGGTTAGTTGTCCAATTGTAGCCGCGAATCCTACCCCAATGAGAATACCGATATGTTGTTTGGCGATAGAAAAAGGTTGGGGACTCACGACACCCACAGGAAAAAACATAATTACTGCCATCACAAGAGTTGATAGCGCAGAAAAATAAAATACCACACGCCATTCAGGTTCTCCCTTTTGCCCCATGATGCGTACAACTAAATATGAGATTCCTGCACCAAGACCTGATAGCAACCCCATGAGTGCAGCAAACCATTGGCTGTCATTCACATGGGGCTTCAAAATCAACATCACTCCTACAAATCCTACGAGTAAGGCAATAAATAAAAAAGGATTTAATTTTTCTCGTGCGATGAATGTTAACAATACGGCTAAAAATAAAGGGGAGGTGTAATTTAAGGTAATAGCTGTAGCCAAGGGCAAATGAGAAATAGCGTAAAAAAAGAGCCACAGAGACACCAAGCCAGAAAAACTTCTAATAACATGGAGATACCAATATGACGTCATGAGCGAGCGTTTTTCTGCAATAACTGATGCACCGATAATCATGAAGCCAAATATAGATCGGTAAAAAACCAATTCAGCAGAACTAAAGTAGTGGGCACCAAATTTAACCAACAGCCCCATACAAGAAAAACTCACCCCCGCCACTAACATCCATCCAGCACCAAGACGGGGGAATAGTTTCATTGATTAATCTAGATGAGGAGAAACATGACGTCGAATAAACTCATGGAAATGTTGCATACCGTCTTCCATCGGGGATTGATAGGGTCCAGCATCATCCAAGCCACGCGCAACAAGTGCTTTACGTCCCTCAGACATGCGCATACAAATTTCATCATCCTCAAGAGCGGTTTCTAGATAGGCCTGTTGTTGCGCTTCAACAAACTCACGCTCAAACATAACGATCTCTTCTGGATAATAAAACTCAATAATATTGCTACACTTATCGGGACCATCAGGCCAGACAGTACTAACCACTAATACATTGGGATACCACTCGACCATGATATTAGGATAAATCACCATCCAAATTGCACCATAAGGGGGGTCTTGGTTATCGTTATAACGACGCACCACATCATGCCATGATTTATAAATATCACTACCTGGTTTTAGTAAGTGATCTTTAACACCTACCGTTTGAACGCTGTACCAATCTCCATATTGCCATTTCAATTGATCGCAATTTACAAAACCAGACAAACCAGGATGAAACGGCACCACATGATAATCTTCGAGGTACACCTCAATAAACGTTTTCCAATTAAAATCATGATGTGCAGTTTTAATAGAATCTAACACGTAGCCATCAAAATTGAGGTCTTTGGTAACCAAACACTCTTTCAGTTCATGAGCAACATCAAAGCCATCAAATAACAAACCATTCCAAGCGTTTAATGGTGCACGATCGAGATTCAAGCACGGTTTTCCTGGAAAATGAGGAGCGCCAGCTAATTGCCCTTTTAAGTCGTAAGTCCAACGATGTAAGGGACAAACA comes from the Ferrovum sp. PN-J185 genome and includes:
- a CDS encoding aromatic ring-hydroxylating oxygenase subunit alpha, with protein sequence MSKLGSVIELASATSQLPVRWYSDPLVAQIEANTIFAHGPRYVGHELLVPNQGDYYVLPWRHDGQLLVNHGQGIELLSNVCRHRQAIMLKGRGNSQNIVCPLHRWTYDLKGQLAGAPHFPGKPCLNLDRAPLNAWNGLLFDGFDVAHELKECLVTKDLNFDGYVLDSIKTAHHDFNWKTFIEVYLEDYHVVPFHPGLSGFVNCDQLKWQYGDWYSVQTVGVKDHLLKPGSDIYKSWHDVVRRYNDNQDPPYGAIWMVIYPNIMVEWYPNVLVVSTVWPDGPDKCSNIIEFYYPEEIVMFEREFVEAQQQAYLETALEDDEICMRMSEGRKALVARGLDDAGPYQSPMEDGMQHFHEFIRRHVSPHLD
- the plsY gene encoding glycerol-3-phosphate 1-O-acyltransferase PlsY, which codes for MALIITTLVFAYLLGSIAFAVVVSRLMGLPDPRSFGSKNPGATNMLRGGNKKAALLVLIGDALKGWLAVWLTHTFIVPHGAYWLEDIAAIAVFIGHGYPIFFQFKGGKGVATALGILLALNPLLALITFAAWLLVMLISRISSLSALTALVVGPLLSVWLSHSIEERGTILLLALILLAHHHSNIRKLLSGQETVFKKP
- a CDS encoding helix-turn-helix domain-containing protein; the protein is MLTRLGERIKLARLRRGLSGESVSKRSNIFKVTLHRAEKGNSAITLGTYVRIFAALQLQGDFELLAKDDELGRRLQDLKLPHRGINDE
- the rplS gene encoding 50S ribosomal protein L19, with translation MNLIQQLEQEEMQRLGKNIPDFAPGDTVVVNVNVVEGERKRVQAFEGVVIAIRNRGLNSSFIVRKVSSGEGVERTFQTYSPMIASIEVKRRGDVRRAKLYYLRSRSGKSARIREKLATRNNTAAAPKNNAAE
- a CDS encoding DMT family transporter, with product MKLFPRLGAGWMLVAGVSFSCMGLLVKFGAHYFSSAELVFYRSIFGFMIIGASVIAEKRSLMTSYWYLHVIRSFSGLVSLWLFFYAISHLPLATAITLNYTSPLFLAVLLTFIAREKLNPFLFIALLVGFVGVMLILKPHVNDSQWFAALMGLLSGLGAGISYLVVRIMGQKGEPEWRVVFYFSALSTLVMAVIMFFPVGVVSPQPFSIAKQHIGILIGVGFAATIGQLTMTRAYRLGKTLLVANLAYATIVFSAVMGIVFFREWLSTSAWLGVVIVIVSGIMASWITNQRSME
- a CDS encoding cytochrome C assembly family protein, with the protein product MITSEYSFYFITAFLYLMIGIRDWLSFNVTETKPEQAQRREWSTRLFLLVAWFTHVRLIHQTIVMNNQLDFSIGPSLSLLAATTVAMYWLIGFRHQMGLLRPVILFLAIPGVLAPLIFTQEKAVNYTGIAFKVHVMVSLMAYSLFGIATIHALFIRVLEKRIHSKVLARISRWPSLVAMDAILFQMLWIGFVFLTITLISGVFFSEDIFGKPLVMSHKIVFSILSWVIYATLLVGRIQYGWRGRKAAFFVESGFVMLVLAYVGSKFVLEVLLHRS
- the trmD gene encoding tRNA (guanosine(37)-N1)-methyltransferase TrmD; the encoded protein is MPYQIDVITLFPDLVENVAKYGVTGRAKDNDLWQLTTWNPRDFTHDPYRTVDDRPYGGGPGMVMLAEPLKDAIHAAKQRQIEQNITEPKVIFLSPQGALLTHQKAVELSQRKGVILLSARYEGIDQRLIDRYVDEEISIGEYVLSGGELPALVLMDALLRQIPGVLGDARSVEQESFVSNLLDTPHYTRPEVFEGVAVPPVLLSGHHAHIEQWRHEQALIKTWQKRPDMLHRQPLSGDDKKIVESFIAQQLNKE
- the rpsP gene encoding 30S ribosomal protein S16, whose protein sequence is MVVIRLSRGGAKNRPFYNVVVADSRNRRDGRFIERVGFYNPSRAESPDGLRLDLARVAYWKSHGAQASDAVEKLIKLAPKSGVAAA
- the rimM gene encoding ribosome maturation factor RimM (Essential for efficient processing of 16S rRNA); the protein is MGRIGAPYGVKGGFHVIPFTDDVDALTHYTTWWVGTEDQCAEQAVAECRVHGNGLVARFNSINDRDIIALERSKLILMPRELLPEPDPDEVYWTDVIGLKVTNLQGQELGCVDRLLETGAQDLLVVRQGSNERLIPFVEPIVVEVNVTQKQVVVDWGLDY
- the ffh gene encoding signal recognition particle protein, with the translated sequence MLDQLTERLSGVIKTLRGQARLTESNIQDALREVRIALLEADVALPVVKRFVEEVKTKALGQSVITSLTPGQAFIGVVHEELTKLMGEKSEGLSLLAQPPAVVLMAGLQGSGKTTSSGKLAKWLKEQEKKKVLLVSCDVYRPAAIEQLKILAGSLQVDFFDSSANELPVAIAEKALDYARRHFFDVLIVDTAGRLAIDEAMMTEIKALHQALRPIETLFVVDAMQGQDAVNTAKAFGDTLPLTGVIVTKLDGDARGGVALSVKEVTQKPIKFVGTGEKLTGLEVFHPDRIASRILGMGDVLSLIEDAQRHVDQAEAEKLANKIKKGLDFDLEDFKSQLIQMKKAGGLSAMMDKLPAQLTKNIPQQGGVDDKAMNRVEGIINSMTQQERRFPGIIKASRKKRIAAGAGVTVQEVNRLLNQFEQMQKMMKMMSRGGLAKMMRGMKGMMPGLRG
- the xerD gene encoding site-specific tyrosine recombinase XerD; this encodes MSTVNRQLIDQFCDSLWLEEGLSQNTLDSYRRDLIQFQNWLDNQHPTVLLNQVKAEQIEAWLSFLFLSKHSSARSSARALSSLRRYYRRAVRDGVMSADPTLNIDSPKLPRSLPNSLSEAQVEELLNAPNVKTELGLRDRAMLELLYASGLRVSELVGLTLARVSFDTGVVRVFGKGSKERLVPMGMEANDWCQRYVNEARPQLLKHRPHETLFINHRQEPMTRQGFWYLIKQYAKKAGIMTPLSPHTLRHAFATHLVNHGADLRVVQLLLGHADISTTQIYTHVARERLRQIHEQHHPRG
- a CDS encoding sulfurtransferase; translation: MSPLLNAEELINHLDDWLIVDCRYNLLQSNWGYEQYVENHLPGARFVHLDNDLSAAKTGFNGRHPLARPEQLITVFQRLGINHDSQVVVYDDMGGCFASRLWWSLKWLGFDKVAVLNGGLQAWKKIGGPLTSIEPEVAPGNFIGQPREGWVLQVDEIKENLESKEYLIIDARANDRFRGENETIDPVAGHIPGAINRPFVNNLDKEGLFKTASQIKNEFTRLLSAYPQQSIIHQCGSGVSACHNWLAMSYAGLEHSLKLYPGSWSEWASDPTRPVAR